From the genome of Papaver somniferum cultivar HN1 chromosome 2, ASM357369v1, whole genome shotgun sequence, one region includes:
- the LOC113348753 gene encoding PTI1-like tyrosine-protein kinase 1, with protein MRRWLCCTSQIEEAKSPRENNNVVFKSERSIGPEDGHKRQTQLAKNELSKSPPPIEVPPLSLDELKEKTDNFGSKSLIGEGSYGRVYYATLKNGRAVAIKKLDVSADPEPSTEFLNQVSTVSRLKNENYVELLGYSVEGNLRVLAYEFATMGSLHDILHGRKGVQGSQPGPVLDWMQRVRIAVDAARGLEYLHEKVQPSIIHRDIRSSNILIFDDFKAKIADFNLSNQAPDMAARLHSTRVLGTFGYHAPEYAMTGQLTQKSDVYSFGVVLLELLTGRKPVDHTMPRGQQSLVTWATPRLSEDKVKQCVDPRLIDYPPKGLAKMAAVAALCVQYESEFRPNMSIVVKALQPLLTQKPQVPAPAPSDI; from the exons ATGCGACGGTGGCTGTGTTGTACTTCTCAGATAGAAGAGGCTAAAAGTCCAAGGGAAAATAACAATGTTGTCTTCAAAAGTGAGAGGAGCATTGGACCTGAAGATG GTCACAAAAGGCAGACCCAGCTAGCCAAGAATGAACTATCAAAATCACCACCACCTATTGAAGTGCCTCCGTTGTCTTTAGATGAACTGAAAGAAAAGACTGACAACTTCGGGTCAAAATCTTTGATTGGTGAAGGGTCTTATGGAAGAGTGTATTATGCAACCCTGAAAAATGGCAGAGCAGTAGCTATTAAAAAGCTTGATGTTTCAGCTGACCCTGAGCCCAGTACCGAGTTCCTTAACCAG GTTTCCACGGTATCAAGACTAAAGAATGAAAACTATGTTGAGTTGCTTGGTTATTCCGTGGAAGGCAATCTTCGTGTCCTGGCGTACGAGTTTGCAACAATGGGTTCCCTGCATGATATCTTGCATG GTAGAAAAGGAGTACAAGGTTCACAACCAGGTCCTGTTCTTGACTGGATGCAGCGAGTGCGAATTGCTGTAGATGCCGCAAGGGGATTGGAATATTTGCATGAGAAGGTCCAACCATCTATAATACACAGGGATATTCGATCAAGCAATATCCTCATATTCGATGACTTCAAAGCCAAAATTGCAGACTTCAATCTTTCAAATCAAGCTCCTGACATGGCTGCCCGTCTTCATTCCACTCGTGTTTTGGGAACCTTCGGTTATCATGCTCCAGA GTATGCTATGACTGGTCAACTGACACAGAAGAGTGATGTGTATAGCTTCGGTGTCGTTCTTCTTGAGCTTCTGACCGGTAGGAAACCTGTTGATCACACAATGCCTCGTGGACAACAAAGTCTTGTAACTTGG GCAACACCAAGGCTTAGTGAGGACAAGGTCAAACAATGTGTAGATCCCAGGCTAATTGATTATCCTCCCAAAGGACTCGCTAAG ATGGCTGCTGTCGCGGCTCTATGTGTGCAGTACGAATCTGAGTTCCGGCCAAATATGAGCATCGTTGTCAAGGCACTTCAACCTCTTCTCACACAGAAGCCTCAAGTTCCTGCACCAGCTCCCTCagacatttga